The sequence acaacctgggactggtaaatcatccttcaatgtacatcttttggtaattccagaattcattgatcagtaccggcgccggccaggcccgaatgtAGATCGTCCAAGGAATGGgatggatatttgttagtaaaaaattcagtattggtattattcacgcgcgactcagtatgttccagtttcaagatgcaccactaaactaactgacttcccgagtgaacgtttcaacaatatcctatattgaagttccggggagtcttgattcacagctgtTGTtcaaggaaactgaagaaaaatttgcaatactatcgcgtaaagaataaaaactttcttatttttttctaaatggaagTACCTGCTacgaaataaacgagtgaataggatttagacaaaatagttgattcattgctccgaagctagacggaaattgacttttctccgaagctagtcgCAAATTTATAAGCtgattgaagagataatttagtaaaatagagcaatcagaagtgaaacattgaaaatttttgataactGAAAGGGAATTGTCGCCTTTacaacatggaagcaggaacccagtggatctattcttggttcatttttcccgTCGACAGGCTTGGATTTAGCGGCCCCTTTctaaattgaattgaatcatatctgactggtcgtagtatgaccgtgaaaattagcgactgcgttactccatcattcatcgtgagctctggtattcctcagggaagccatctaggaccattcatatttctgctatatctaaatgatctgaatttcgcattgcaatgtatgaagctatcattcaccgacgatttcaagctgtttcatctcatcaatgccCTGAAAGACTCAATTtttttgcagtcacagttggatgtgtTTTcaaactggtgcaacgtcaacagaatggttctgAACGCCTTTAAATGCTCCGTTATCtctttctctcgtaaacgaaccacgatcacgtatgataacactatttcgcaagctgtactaaaacggaagacatcaattaaggatctaggagtgttattggattcaaaacttagtttcaagtgaatcacatagaatataccctctctaaggcaTTCAAGATGttaggtttcatctttcgcaactcaaaaaatttcaataacgtatacttcctgaaatcgttatattgcgctctagttcgttctacactggagtatgctgttgttgtttgggcaccataataCCAAACTGTccagcgcaagttcattcgttttgctttgcgtcgcctgccctggagagatccattgaatCTCCCAAGCTACAAAAATCGATGTAGGCTCGTACACCTCGATTTTATATCTGTCCGCTGCGATACactgaaagctgttttcgtcgcggacctcatccaatctcgaattgattgttcagatctcctacaacagctaagttttgacattcatcggagTAATTTGCGGTTCAATccatttctcagaattcctcgtgctagaactaactatggctttaatgaCCCGGTTTCGAGtatgtgtcgcgtattcaatacttgctctgatgaatttgatttcaatttatctcgtaacaccattgaaacccgttatctccgaatcttttcccgctagttttatttagataattagacgatatcaatagttgttagttagctttgtagtttaaataagggtaatttaagatttcgttataTATCAGTTgaacaaatgttatctgttgatacaaagatgagaaggttttatgcctgctggagaaggagaacaaaaatctcagctccagcgggctttttcctttgctcctaaaaaataaaaaaaaattttgaatcaccaaataaaggtcaacagatttcacgcgcgtcttgattctgtattatttccgctttgttattttaattatttattaaaaattttttattgcttatattggttgatctgggcagccggctaccgaggaaaatattaatttattgtttgaaatattactatgaagtattttttactatgtattcaatataccgatatatgttatctctattattaactttgtaatatgaaCGGATTTgcacaatagttgatttttaccattcaatttataatcccgaaagacaatcaataacatggaagaaggaaacattcctaataaaacttttctctgaaGCTAGAATATtggaaattgatagattgaatgaagagataatttagtaaaatagagtaatcagaagtgaaacattgaaaatatctgataactggaaggaaaaagaaactcctgcaattgttgccttttacgacatggaagcaggaaaacagtaggctggtactgtccggagagagctaataggtacaatcaatctcctagtggaccccagccccttgaattattcccatggattttattcgtacagaaactgcttgttgggtcacttccaatgattctgcaaACTCTTCTTGCGTTTGACATGGATCTTCTtcgagtaatgcctccaactATTTGTCTTCAATTCTTTTTTCGTTGCCCAGGGTGAGGTCTGTCTTCAACGCTGTAATCTCCATTCGTGAAACATCGAAACTAATCCCTGGagcattatcaccataaacatccacaagcattGGACGCGCCTCAGCTGTacttttcttccaattaaaaAAGAAAGCTAAAACTTTCTACAAGTTCTGTTTGTTCAACACAAAATTGCTCATAAATAACACAGTGAAAAtcaagttaaaaaaaacaaaaactcgaAGTAATATAAACTGAACattaatgacagatgtctaacctcttgaaactatcaacatcagctgttactgttcaGTATTAATAacagccagagccatcttttgaaaacggatcgaactaatttgtactcctAATATAATCATCTTACAATTTCAAAACTTCTGTAAACTGGGTTCTATGACAACTTGATAGCATGCAcaaagtgtgtgtgtatgtggggggggggggggggtgtggtTGTGGGTGTGTTtggcaaatattgtcactcacttttctaggaGATTAATTGAATTAATGaatttattttcacaaacttcgattcaaatgaaaggtctcatagtctcatacaaagttcctgaatatcatttagatccgaattctgcttccggaattacaggatgatatgaatCAAAAATGTGATATATCACTAAATTTCTtcgaagatggttgaaccgagtttcacaaacttagattgaattaattcaaattaaaggtctcatggttccaaaCAAAGTTTCGGAATTTCATATGTATCCAACTTGATAGGGTAAACTGcaccaaaaatatggaaatagtgcattaaaatgtgaatataatgtcactcacttttctcggagatggtagaaccgattttcacaaacttagatttatgtAAAAGGTGTTATGGTCCCATTCAAAATTCCggtatttcatttggatccaacttccggttccggaattacagggtgatatgcataaaaaatgtgaaaataatgtcactcacttttctcgaagatggaagTTCTTAGGATGCCATaaaaatatcccaattttcattcggatcaaacccctggttccggagatagggtgctcagtatgaaaacgtcaattgGAGGAATATTTTGTTAATAAGCTgtctctttatattggctagtgattttctcttGTTGGCAGACCATTGATAGTCCTGTAAATGATTTGCCGAATTTTATCCAAgcctaccggtacattttttcccaaaattctaatcgtcatagagaatcgtaaaaaaatgtgttggtcatattagtgtatggttgaatgaacagaATGTCACtaagccgatatccagctttcggttccggaagtaccggtaataataatcaaatatgataaaatggagctcacttcattttcttacATATGATTGAATGGATTTCCACTAACTAGAATTCAAATATCAAtgtaaatcttcaaaaatattttctgaattgttttaaattatagtattttggggaatttctgctgtaatactcaggagaaaataagtatgagaaaggcatcattacactactaggtgaattaaaataggtttttcagTAAACCATCATAGATTtgatatattttaaatttttagaggCTTTGAGTATTCGATTcggatgaattttttttcaaatgtttcgtgTGGGGTTAAGAAATATGTCCTGGAAACAAGGCATCGTGGAGGACGATCTTCTTTATCAATGAAATTATCACTTGGCTTGTCCACATTTACTAAATTGGTTTATTGTTTTTAATAACGAAAAAGCAAAACAATGTCTTGGTACTTCATTTCTTTTGCGGAATTCGACTTTCAGTTTCCACAGACTTCGCTACCGATTCATAGCATAGAGAGTGTGCTACGCTAtcatactgacactaagaatcctgcaAGGTTGGAACTtaagacaactggcttgtaagaccaccgtcctatgcattgaatcgccaatcCAGCTCAAAGCGCCTTATTTAAATTTACTCGTTTTGAATAGGTAATTAATTATAAAGCTAAAACAAATTCGTGCAGAACCTAAAAATTGAAGTATTATTTTCCCCGCAAACTCTATCACAATTTGAAGACcggttctttttaaatttttcaatattttgttttatgtttgTCGATGGTTTAATTGATGCTGGCACAAAGTTATTCTCTTCAATGGCTTGCACAGTTCTGCCCCATTTCGCTATTTTTTCTGTAGAGCCTTGTGCGATGttttcgttctttttttttcgaactttttCCGCTCGCATCAGCAACAGAGTTGAACATTTTTAATTGAAACGATAATTATCAAGCATTGATTGATTGCGTTGTTATTGTTCGGTGAATTTTATTTTCCCGTGAGCTATCCTGCGGAATTGAATGAGGTTCTgcaaattgtattttttttctgatgagCAGTTGAAAAAAAGCTGAATGTGAGAAGCTGCTCTTGTACCAATGGGATAGGAAAATGTGCAGATAAATTTTGTTGGTGTTGGTAACTTGAATGGTTTGAGCAATCTGATCGTTCGACGGTATAACGAAAtgcttgcgaaatgaaaatttgattcggATTACACGAGCAGTGACTCAAATCCATATTCGTACACAACCGTGGGGAACGCTTACTTTTACGATATTAGTGAAAGTGTATCTTGTTCATTTAGCGCCAAATATTTCTTTATTGAGTATGTAGTTCAAAAAGTTATATCACCTGGATCAAGTGAAAAGTCCACTTGAAACAACTCGTCGTGAACCAAACGAATTTTCATAGATTTAGTTTTCTTTTCTTAAGCGAAAAAAGCAACTTGTTGCGCACTCGAAAATTATCGATGATCTAGTTAGCATAGATAGAATTATTAACAGGAAAATTCCATCTCCATACAAATTTATGGGTTTCTATAATCGACGaattgcataaaaaaaattaaatccttTCATTCCATCTGAAGTGCTACAAACGTATCAAACGGATACCAAATCATTTTTATGTACATGACAAATTTCGCACCAAATCGTTTTCGCAGTTGGCAGCACCCtcccagattcaaatgaaactttctgggcaTGTTAAATTTGTTACGAAAAgccactttgtttttccaaaattgatctagactgacttttgaaaagggctaaattttttttcaaaatatttataataGAAAAATGGCCAttactgtacgctatgaatacgctgcgatgtctgttgaaacagaaagtttaATTTAAGCAAAAGGAAtccaataccaaggctttgcttttgtgCGGTACGAATCCTCAGCATGAAAAAAGCTCGAGTTTAGCTAACAGCCTGCTATCGGGAAAAGGGATCAATACTGGACaggaaaaagttttttgttaaaatcattcatattcacactaggccgtgacgtatccggaacgggaccgCAACGTGCCGGGTAAAATATTCTCATTATACCGTGTACTTTCCGTGCACGAACTTTGGCGAAAAAGAGCAGTTGAGGATGAATTCACCACCTTATAAAAGCAGCTTGTGAATACGAGATCAAGGAATATTTCCGAATGTCAGAAGCCTGTTTCAACTCGATTTTGAGTAAAATTCATCCATGTCTTAAAGAACATGAGACTACATTCCAATTAGCAGTGACTCCCAGAGAGAGGCTGGCAGTTACtgctaaaaattgtataaagatCATAGAGATTGCTTATAGTTTGTGTTCGTCTCATGATttcagatatttagcaacaggAGACACGCAAAAAACCATAGCATTTAGTTACAGACTTGGGACTGTCTACCAGATTGTTCACGCGGTATGTCGTGTAATTACCGAAAAATGGATGGAAAGCATGTGACAATTCAAGTACCTGCCAATAGTAACTTTGAGTCAACGCATGCTTCGGACGTGTGTCGATACAGACACGGCTACGACACGGTCTAGTGATGGTATTCACATGGAGCTGCATTGGACGGATCCGGTCcagtcccgttccggatacgtcacggcctagtgtgaatAGCGCTTAATGCGACACTTTTtggtaggatttgtcatttttcaacttataatttacatttgaaaacatagaaaaaaaaagtttatcccttttcaaaagacagtctagatcaaatTTGGgaaaacaaagtaaacaaagcggtttttttgtgacaaagtctacatatCCAGAATGCTTGATTCAAATTTGAGAACATATGTTCGATTTGGCGTATTTTTTCGCCATATAGATTAAAACCAATGATGCAGCTGTTACAGCAACAATATTTTACGattgtttgtaaaaattttttgttcttGTTAAGAAAAAGTCAATTGAATACTAGAATATTGTTGTACATATGAAAAAGCAATATATTCGCTGATAATGGAAGTATTCAACGTCGAGATGTTGCTTATTTCAAAAAGTCATATGTTAATCTACACATACAAGAACTTTTGTTTTAAGTGAAATGTTAATATATGTTGCTCCTAGGGACTACAGGAAAATGTGTTTGGTCATTTAAAACAGATTATGGGCATTCAAAATTGTGAAAGAATTTATTGTAGATACTTTTGTATTTACAAAGATTCATCATATCACAcagtaaaaataaattattaatgCAAGTTAAGTTGAATTTACCGCAGAAGCGCTTTATTCTATAGGTATGAGGTAAACCTTATCATGGTTTCGCTattaggggtagatggggtaaaacgtaccccctaaggaaatgtagctatatcttaactatagaaaataacacggaagagtttcatgcatgactacctttcgtaatcattatttctcaaaattacgtacaaatattcgctgaatgcattgaaaaatacatgaaatatcttattttacaaaaaaaaaattgtctttttGCGGgtcatgacgcccgatcgtggaaaataCGTGGAaatgacgattatctgaacataaaggcaggatgatcttaaacaacgggtaaacatccatcaaaacaacggaaaAAAGCTCTTGACAatcacggggcaatatgcaccttCATAaagctttttcttcttctttaaagAAAGATTTAGagttttcgttgacgaaatatttgccaggtggaagattgttcactattattcattaaattgataacttatggataattgttGTAAGCGAATTGGTAAGCCACGATTGTGCATCAACACTTTCAATTCGTTCCCAAATGCTTCATAttgtacttttttttaatagagTGTATTCCGCCTTCTGGAATTCTTCTTGCTTCAAGGGAGCACGCTCCGTCTCCCAATTCACCCTTTGAGTTGACCTTGCTTGTGTTTTTGTTGCCTTCAGCGTTTCGATCGCTTGATCGCTGATTCGCCGTCGACGGTTAGAAATAAACCTAAACACGCACGCAACCATCCGAactaaaatccgccattttgaaaTGCGACGAAAATCTGCCAGCACTTTGGATAAAGTAACGTCGTGGACAAACAAGTGTGCTTTTAACTCTTCGTTGGTGTTTGCAGAAATTACAGACTGCTTTGGCCACTCATTTTGTTGGTAGAATAGCATTCTTGCTCCCTTAAACCAAGAACTGTCGGAGTGTATACTCTTCCCAAGCTTCCATTTTGTCACGCGGTCTGCTTCATTATCCATTGTCGGAAGCCATCTTCAATCCGTTGCGCTAGAGTGACTTAGAATATCACCAATAcgaaatcccacgagttgccgGTATCGACGCTGATCGGACTTGATTCACGATAAAACGTTCCTTGAGTCTGTCCACAAGAACTGCTGTTTTATCTTTATACTGTGATTACGTCGAATGGATACCGCCAGCCTGGCCACTAAGACTGCCGCTTACAACTCGAGTCTAGGAATTGTCAGCATTTTAAGCGGTGCCACCTTGCTACGGCTCATTACTAGCGCACATCTAACCTCTCCATTAACTTCGACACGGAAATATGCCACACAACCGTATGCGGTTTCACTGGCGTCAGTGAAGATGTGCAATTGAAGGTTTTCCATTTGATTTGATTCTGCATCACCGAAGTAACTACGAGGAATTTGGATTTTGGCGACCTCTGTTAACATTGTGGTccatttgatcaatttttcgaaCGACTCATCGTCAATCGGATCATTCCACTCACAACCAGTTCGCCACAAATCCTGCACGAGCATTCTCCCCATGATCGTGAATGGTCCAAGAAGGCCCAGAGGATCGAACATAGCCATCACACAACTGAGAACGACCCTTTTTGATGGACGTTCCAAGCTCTGGAGCATAGCCTGAACCTTCGTTGGCGGCGTTGCCGAGAAGCAGAAAACGTCCCTTTCTGGATCCCACACAATACccagaaccctttcgatttcaGTGTCTTTGTTCTGGTGAAAGTGTATGGATTGGTGGTTTGAGTGTTGCTCTCCCATTTCTCGGAGAAAGTCTTTAGAATTAGAGACCCAGTTCCGGATTTCAAATCCTCATTGAGAATGAATAAACTTTACTTCGCGTGCTCGCTTAACCGCTTCATCGATAGTTTTGTGGGGACAGTGATCGTAATTTCAAACAGATTCACGACGGTTTAGCTTGAAAAGAAGTAgttttattttctgtgattcTGAAACGCGTATATTCTCGTGATGGCGAACTTGTACTGACTGGTTCGTTATTTTTCTCTCGGAGTCTAtcgttttctctctctctctctcggaaGGATGGCAACAGGGTGGCTCGTAAGCAGCGCCACATAAGTCCCCCCAGTTACACCAAGAAGCG comes from Malaya genurostris strain Urasoe2022 chromosome 3, Malgen_1.1, whole genome shotgun sequence and encodes:
- the LOC131438350 gene encoding uncharacterized protein LOC131438350, with the protein product MGEQHSNHQSIHFHQNKDTEIERVLGIVWDPERDVFCFSATPPTKVQAMLQSLERPSKRVVLSCVMAMFDPLGLLGPFTIMGRMLVQDLWRTGCEWNDPIDDESFEKLIKWTTMLTEVAKIQIPRSYFGDAESNQMENLQLHIFTDASETAYGCVAYFRVEVNGEVRCALVMSRSKVAPLKMLTIPRLEL